A part of Fimbriiglobus ruber genomic DNA contains:
- the tpiA gene encoding triose-phosphate isomerase, whose translation MSRPKFVAGNWKMYTTRAGAVDLAAAVAKGLPAGGKTRVAVCPPFPWLTAVADALKGTPVAVGAQNCHFEKEGAFTGETAPGMILDAGCQYVIIGHSERRHGFGETDGLLNKKTKAALAAGLSVIFCVGELLAEREASQTEKVLETQLTHGLADLSAAQLEKVVVAYEPVWAIGTGKVATTEQAQAAHAFIRQKIAGQFGEKAAAGLLIQYGGSVKPDNAAALLHQPDVDGALVGGASLKADTFLAIVAAGG comes from the coding sequence ATGTCCCGCCCCAAGTTCGTCGCCGGCAACTGGAAGATGTACACCACCCGCGCGGGGGCGGTCGACCTCGCGGCGGCCGTCGCGAAGGGGCTGCCGGCGGGCGGCAAGACGCGGGTCGCTGTCTGCCCGCCGTTCCCCTGGCTGACCGCGGTGGCGGACGCCCTGAAGGGGACGCCGGTCGCTGTCGGGGCGCAAAATTGTCACTTTGAAAAAGAAGGCGCGTTCACCGGCGAGACGGCCCCCGGAATGATCCTCGACGCGGGCTGCCAGTACGTCATTATCGGCCACAGCGAACGGCGGCACGGGTTCGGGGAAACGGACGGGTTGCTGAACAAGAAGACCAAGGCCGCCCTCGCCGCCGGCCTTTCGGTGATCTTCTGTGTCGGTGAACTGCTCGCCGAACGTGAAGCGAGCCAAACCGAAAAAGTCCTCGAAACGCAGCTCACCCACGGGCTGGCCGACCTGTCCGCGGCGCAACTGGAGAAAGTCGTCGTCGCTTACGAGCCGGTCTGGGCGATCGGGACCGGGAAAGTGGCCACGACCGAGCAGGCGCAGGCCGCCCACGCCTTTATCCGGCAAAAAATCGCGGGCCAGTTCGGCGAGAAAGCCGCGGCCGGGCTTCTCATTCAGTACGGCGGGTCGGTCAAGCCGGACAACGCCGCCGCCCTGCTGCACCAACCGGACGTAGACGGGGCTCTGGTCGGTGGGGCCAGCCTGAAGGCCGACACGTTCCTGGCGATCGTCGCCGCGGGCGGTTGA
- the secG gene encoding preprotein translocase subunit SecG: protein MALPLFAISTGSIALNVVVIFLSLLLMFIVLIQRGKGGGLAGAFGGAGGSSPFGSRAGDTFTKITLYLAGVWVLVIMIHVKVAQNDIQDTETSITVSSKDKQ, encoded by the coding sequence GTGGCGCTGCCGTTGTTCGCCATCTCCACGGGGTCGATTGCCCTGAACGTGGTGGTAATCTTCCTCAGTCTGCTCCTGATGTTCATTGTCCTGATTCAGCGGGGCAAAGGCGGCGGCCTGGCCGGGGCGTTCGGCGGGGCCGGCGGGTCGAGCCCGTTCGGCTCCCGGGCCGGCGACACCTTCACCAAGATCACCCTGTACCTCGCGGGCGTGTGGGTACTCGTCATCATGATCCACGTGAAGGTCGCCCAGAACGACATCCAGGACACAGAAACCTCGATCACGGTCTCCTCCAAGGACAAACAGTAA
- a CDS encoding YicC/YloC family endoribonuclease, translating to MLFSMTGFGEARGQGSGFAVGVEVRSVNNRHLKVTVRGSDPYPMLESEVEKVVRRGVRRGTISVHVRAERAPRPGDLKLNTAVVQTYLELLRTTCEAAGTPHLLPSLATGVLALPGVAPEPGQGGSVPDDEWPVFEQALERALAKLDVSRKEEGRAMADELLRHHAYLTEQLGLVKTQLPAVMVHYRARLLDRVKQAIADAGVTLDESHLIRELALFADRTDVAEELSRFAAHLDQFRELVTTVTDGAGRRLEFVVQEMGREANTLGSKAGDVSISRIVVEIKATLEKVRELVQNVE from the coding sequence GTGTTGTTCAGCATGACCGGGTTCGGCGAGGCCCGGGGCCAAGGTTCCGGGTTCGCGGTCGGCGTCGAGGTCCGGTCGGTCAACAACCGCCACCTGAAAGTGACCGTCCGCGGGTCGGACCCGTACCCGATGTTGGAGTCCGAGGTCGAGAAGGTCGTCCGCCGCGGGGTCCGGCGGGGAACCATTTCGGTCCACGTGCGGGCCGAACGGGCGCCCCGGCCCGGCGACCTGAAACTCAACACCGCCGTCGTCCAGACGTACCTCGAACTGCTCCGGACCACCTGCGAGGCGGCCGGAACCCCCCACCTGCTGCCGAGCCTCGCGACGGGCGTCCTGGCCCTCCCGGGCGTCGCCCCCGAACCCGGGCAGGGCGGGAGCGTCCCGGACGACGAGTGGCCGGTCTTCGAGCAGGCGCTGGAGCGGGCCCTCGCGAAACTGGACGTGTCCCGGAAAGAAGAAGGCCGGGCGATGGCGGACGAGTTGCTCCGCCACCACGCGTATTTAACCGAGCAGCTGGGGCTGGTGAAAACGCAACTGCCGGCCGTGATGGTGCATTACCGGGCCCGGCTACTCGATCGCGTCAAACAGGCGATCGCGGACGCCGGGGTCACGCTGGACGAGAGCCACCTGATCCGGGAACTTGCCCTGTTCGCGGACCGGACCGACGTGGCCGAGGAGTTGTCCCGGTTCGCGGCCCACCTCGACCAGTTCCGGGAACTGGTCACGACCGTCACCGACGGGGCGGGCCGGCGCCTGGAATTCGTCGTGCAGGAAATGGGCCGGGAGGCGAACACGCTGGGGTCGAAGGCCGGCGACGTGTCGATCTCCCGCATCGTCGTCGAGATCAAGGCGACGCTCGAAAAGGTCCGCGAACTGGTTCAGAACGTGGAGTAG
- the gmk gene encoding guanylate kinase, producing MPHAPLIVLSGPSGAGKTTVVHRLLERDTLPLRRAVTATSRQKRPGEEDGRDYHFWTPEAFKAAIDAHEMLEHAVVHGKDYYGTPRSEVDLYRADGKGVILVIDVQGAEQIRRLYPGDHLSVFVAPPAEGALVELEKRLLARGDKPESIRKRLETARAEFARAGEFDRQLLNADLDTATRDLETLIREQFHPRGLDRCSTT from the coding sequence ATGCCCCACGCGCCGCTGATCGTGCTGTCCGGTCCGAGCGGGGCCGGGAAAACGACGGTCGTGCATCGCTTGTTGGAGCGCGACACCTTGCCGCTCCGGCGGGCCGTAACCGCGACGAGTCGACAGAAACGGCCGGGCGAGGAAGACGGCCGCGACTACCACTTTTGGACGCCCGAAGCGTTCAAGGCGGCGATCGACGCCCACGAGATGCTCGAACACGCCGTCGTCCACGGCAAGGACTACTACGGCACCCCGCGGTCCGAGGTCGACCTCTACCGGGCGGACGGTAAGGGGGTGATCCTGGTCATCGACGTGCAGGGAGCCGAGCAGATCCGCCGGCTCTACCCGGGCGACCACCTGTCCGTGTTCGTCGCCCCGCCAGCGGAGGGCGCCCTGGTGGAACTGGAGAAACGGCTCCTCGCCCGCGGCGACAAGCCGGAATCGATCCGCAAGCGGCTGGAGACCGCGCGGGCCGAATTCGCGCGGGCCGGGGAGTTCGACCGGCAGCTCCTGAACGCCGACCTGGACACCGCCACCCGCGACCTGGAAACCCTGATCCGCGAACAATTTCACCCGAGGGGGCTCGACCGATGCTCGACGACCTGA
- a CDS encoding DNA-directed RNA polymerase subunit omega — protein sequence MLDDLKEEEIVNKVGGRFKLSTLIQKRMVALNTGAKPLVDAKGGDKLAIVLQEILQDKIYLDASGEVETTNMTITANLPPVYLSGSPPAVPPPAPAPAVQATDDDD from the coding sequence ATGCTCGACGACCTGAAAGAAGAAGAGATCGTAAACAAGGTGGGCGGGCGGTTCAAACTGTCCACCCTCATTCAAAAGCGGATGGTCGCCCTGAACACCGGGGCCAAGCCGCTCGTGGACGCCAAGGGCGGGGACAAACTGGCCATCGTGCTACAGGAAATCCTCCAGGACAAGATTTACCTCGACGCCAGCGGGGAAGTCGAAACGACGAACATGACGATCACGGCGAACCTGCCGCCGGTCTACCTGAGCGGGAGCCCCCCGGCGGTCCCGCCGCCCGCCCCGGCCCCGGCCGTGCAAGCCACCGACGACGACGACTGA
- the ribA gene encoding GTP cyclohydrolase II translates to MPTEPKFSPIEDALAELRAGRMIVLVDDEHRENEGDLVMAGETITPDAVNFMIRRACGRLCVAMSRPNADRLGLDLLPGVNLDPTATPFTHNFDAKHGITTGISAADRCRTIRVCADPASGPGDLSRDKGHVDGLIARPGGVLVRAGHTEGSVDLCRLAGLREVAVICEILNDDGTMARLPDLYQYCGEHHLKLCSIADLIEYRRRAEKLIKREIELKLPTPFGTFDLVAYSSLVDPEPHLALTLGGVGVPGPSGAIPTQDEPVLVRMHSECLTGDVLHSQKCDCGPQLQYAMQQVAQAGKGVIVYMRQEGRGIGLLNKLRAYKLQQDEGLDTVEANRRLGFAPDLRHFGIGAQILHDLGVRQIRLLTNNPRKVIGLDGYGLRIVERVPIQMAAGEHNAGYLKTKKDKLGHLLDDLGDAGVD, encoded by the coding sequence ATGCCGACCGAGCCCAAATTCAGCCCGATCGAAGACGCCCTGGCCGAACTGCGGGCCGGGCGGATGATCGTCCTCGTGGACGACGAACACCGGGAGAACGAGGGCGACCTCGTAATGGCCGGCGAGACCATCACCCCGGACGCGGTCAACTTCATGATCCGCCGGGCGTGCGGCCGGCTCTGCGTGGCGATGTCCAGGCCGAACGCCGACCGCCTCGGCCTCGACCTCCTCCCCGGGGTCAATCTCGACCCGACCGCCACCCCGTTCACCCACAACTTCGACGCCAAGCACGGGATCACGACCGGCATCTCGGCGGCCGACCGCTGCCGGACGATCCGCGTCTGTGCCGACCCCGCGAGCGGGCCGGGCGACCTGTCCCGCGACAAGGGGCACGTGGACGGGCTGATCGCCCGGCCGGGCGGCGTCCTCGTCCGGGCCGGCCACACCGAGGGGAGTGTCGACCTCTGCCGGCTCGCCGGGCTCCGCGAAGTCGCGGTCATCTGCGAGATCCTGAACGACGACGGGACGATGGCCCGGCTCCCGGACCTCTACCAGTACTGCGGCGAACACCACCTCAAGCTCTGCTCGATCGCCGACCTGATCGAATACCGCCGGCGGGCCGAGAAACTCATCAAGCGCGAGATCGAGCTGAAGCTGCCGACGCCGTTCGGCACGTTCGACCTGGTTGCGTACTCGTCCCTGGTCGACCCGGAGCCGCACCTGGCCCTCACCCTCGGCGGCGTCGGCGTGCCCGGCCCCAGCGGGGCGATACCGACTCAGGACGAACCGGTCCTCGTCCGGATGCACAGCGAATGCCTGACCGGGGACGTGCTGCACAGCCAGAAGTGCGACTGCGGCCCACAACTCCAGTACGCAATGCAGCAAGTCGCGCAGGCCGGCAAAGGCGTGATCGTGTACATGCGGCAGGAGGGCCGCGGGATTGGGCTCTTAAACAAGCTCCGGGCGTACAAACTCCAGCAGGACGAGGGCCTCGATACGGTCGAAGCGAACCGCCGGCTCGGGTTCGCCCCGGACCTGCGGCACTTCGGCATCGGCGCCCAGATCCTCCACGACCTCGGCGTCCGCCAGATCCGGCTCCTGACCAACAACCCGCGGAAGGTGATCGGGCTGGACGGCTACGGCTTGCGGATCGTCGAGCGCGTCCCGATCCAAATGGCCGCCGGCGAACACAACGCCGGGTACCTGAAGACGAAGAAAGACAAACTCGGCCACCTGCTCGACGACCTGGGCGACGCGGGCGTCGATTGA
- a CDS encoding patatin-like phospholipase family protein encodes MKPLFRQEAGAAARTVRAIIAEAVAAPSYRGTATKSSDEHGESVSGHDVPAEARDLGLFVRGVRFLVLIVEPVLSWLVAYPLILLEIVLFCAVSWAGFGTTFGLPDLVWEEWGPWQFFAGLSVSLLFGNVLFVRYMLDTRAGAPDFGERLSLFAFSSNELVRKAGGFLFWTWVPTLAVFYVPKVVIRYWGSDVPSVLKPAPTPAIPVLPMLAGLVLGVLFTVGLVWAAERTGVTGWIARTRVFRTLPGIASGRIPGAQWPLHAFAAMMAAIPALFLTLFGIESLFDAIWSPVWLLCLILALLNLFYGFLVFHLSGFQYVFLLLCVALGAVSNYQFPFKMSFPGLDRYDPAAGLQTLPNLDEDPATTLPPGVEPVNLVQTPAMLEQFHRNWTSDDGPGKGTDTKPKLVIVCTSGGGIRAAVWTAAVLEQLESEFQGKQGTGFQNHIRLFTGASGGMVGAALYASRFGAPSPPAVPLSEQLGEDSLWPTVQTMLFRDLPAIGTPLPTRKDRGRSLEEAWYRNTKEWPTRDDQPSPLGRVLTEMHLKEDHGRPSPLESTFKDLRDAEAAARRPSLVFAPMLVEDCRRVLISNLDLADLTRAEVGSLNSKLDPPGAVPPSRLSPNVQSVSAFEFWRYFPAAYDTFKVGTAARMNATFPYVGVAVNLPSRPPRRVVDAGYFDDYGLDLAALWVYRYREQLAAHTSGVVLIEVRAYPLRTQKILFESGDGKSDLITWGLSELSTPAEALLNLYGRGAYFRNDQLMQLTARAMNGMKDPGFFTTMTLECESETAALSWTLPKSERDSVIAEAKTGQRSNFRTSVSKLKTWFGNGGGP; translated from the coding sequence ATGAAGCCCCTGTTTCGGCAGGAAGCCGGGGCGGCGGCCCGCACAGTCCGCGCCATTATTGCCGAGGCCGTTGCCGCGCCGAGTTATCGGGGCACCGCTACCAAATCTTCGGACGAACACGGTGAGAGCGTGTCCGGTCATGACGTGCCGGCAGAGGCGCGTGATTTGGGGCTTTTCGTCCGCGGCGTCCGGTTCCTCGTGTTGATCGTGGAACCCGTCCTTTCCTGGCTCGTCGCGTACCCGCTGATTCTGCTCGAAATCGTCCTTTTTTGCGCCGTCTCGTGGGCCGGATTCGGAACCACGTTCGGTCTGCCCGACCTCGTCTGGGAAGAATGGGGGCCGTGGCAATTCTTCGCCGGGTTATCGGTTTCTCTTTTGTTTGGGAACGTCCTGTTCGTTCGCTACATGTTGGACACGCGGGCCGGGGCGCCGGACTTCGGGGAACGGCTGTCACTGTTCGCATTTTCGTCGAACGAGTTGGTCCGGAAAGCGGGCGGATTTCTTTTCTGGACGTGGGTGCCGACGCTGGCCGTTTTTTACGTCCCCAAGGTCGTCATCCGCTATTGGGGGTCGGACGTGCCGAGTGTCTTGAAGCCCGCGCCGACTCCCGCCATCCCGGTCCTACCCATGTTGGCCGGTCTGGTTCTTGGCGTCCTCTTCACGGTCGGGTTGGTGTGGGCCGCGGAGCGAACCGGGGTGACCGGCTGGATCGCCCGAACGCGCGTGTTCCGCACGCTGCCCGGGATCGCGTCCGGGCGCATCCCCGGCGCGCAGTGGCCGCTTCACGCTTTCGCGGCCATGATGGCGGCCATTCCCGCGTTGTTCCTGACGTTGTTCGGCATCGAAAGCCTGTTCGACGCGATCTGGTCTCCGGTCTGGCTCCTCTGCCTGATCCTCGCCCTGCTCAACTTGTTTTACGGGTTCCTCGTCTTCCATTTGTCCGGCTTCCAGTACGTCTTCCTGCTGCTCTGCGTCGCCCTCGGGGCCGTGAGCAATTACCAGTTTCCTTTCAAGATGAGTTTCCCCGGGTTGGACCGGTACGACCCGGCCGCGGGCCTGCAAACCCTTCCGAACCTCGACGAAGACCCGGCTACCACGCTCCCGCCGGGGGTCGAACCGGTCAACCTGGTCCAGACGCCGGCCATGTTGGAGCAGTTTCACCGTAACTGGACCAGCGACGATGGCCCCGGCAAGGGCACCGACACGAAGCCGAAGCTCGTGATCGTTTGTACGAGCGGGGGCGGGATTCGGGCGGCGGTCTGGACGGCCGCGGTCCTGGAACAGTTGGAAAGCGAATTTCAGGGAAAACAAGGCACGGGGTTCCAAAATCACATCCGGCTGTTCACCGGCGCGAGCGGGGGAATGGTCGGGGCCGCGCTGTATGCGTCGCGGTTCGGCGCCCCGAGTCCGCCGGCGGTGCCGCTCTCGGAACAGTTGGGCGAGGACAGCTTGTGGCCCACGGTCCAGACCATGTTGTTCCGGGATTTGCCGGCCATCGGGACGCCGTTGCCGACCCGGAAGGACCGCGGCCGGAGTCTGGAGGAGGCGTGGTATCGAAACACCAAAGAATGGCCGACGCGGGACGACCAGCCCTCGCCGCTCGGACGGGTTCTGACGGAGATGCACTTAAAAGAGGACCACGGGCGGCCGTCCCCGTTGGAGAGTACGTTTAAAGACCTGCGCGACGCCGAGGCCGCGGCCCGGCGGCCGTCCCTGGTTTTCGCCCCGATGCTGGTGGAGGATTGCCGGCGGGTCCTGATCAGTAACCTCGACCTGGCCGACCTGACCCGGGCGGAGGTCGGCAGCCTGAATTCCAAACTTGATCCACCCGGGGCAGTGCCCCCGAGCCGCCTGTCGCCGAACGTGCAGTCCGTTTCCGCGTTCGAGTTCTGGCGGTACTTTCCCGCGGCCTACGACACGTTCAAGGTCGGGACGGCGGCCCGGATGAACGCCACCTTCCCCTACGTCGGCGTGGCCGTGAACCTCCCGTCGCGGCCACCCCGGCGGGTGGTCGACGCGGGCTATTTCGACGACTACGGCTTGGACCTAGCCGCCCTCTGGGTGTACCGCTACCGGGAACAGTTGGCGGCCCACACGTCCGGCGTCGTCTTGATCGAGGTCCGCGCGTACCCGCTGCGGACCCAGAAGATCTTGTTCGAGAGTGGCGACGGCAAAAGCGACCTGATCACGTGGGGATTGTCGGAACTGAGTACCCCCGCCGAAGCGCTTCTCAACCTGTACGGGCGCGGGGCCTATTTCCGGAACGATCAACTCATGCAGCTAACCGCACGCGCGATGAACGGCATGAAGGATCCCGGTTTCTTCACCACGATGACACTCGAATGCGAAAGCGAGACGGCCGCGTTGAGTTGGACCTTGCCGAAGTCGGAGCGGGACAGCGTCATCGCCGAGGCGAAGACGGGCCAGAGGTCGAATTTCCGAACGTCGGTGAGCAAACTGAAGACATGGTTCGGGAATGGCGGCGGACCGTGA
- a CDS encoding family 16 glycoside hydrolase — protein MRCLTLLTLVFVATAAAVPAADPSAASRFEKADLGKLPPGWVAAKTGQGEGSVWVVVADDTAPGKTGYCLAQTAEGPNPFFNLCVRTAGAYQDVAVKVQFKAVAGKLDQGGGVVWRYQDADNYYIARMNPLEDNFRVYKVVAGKRTQLDTKERLKVPVGEWYTIAVTMAGSAIECRLDGEKHLSATDDTFKTAGKVGLWSKADARTRFDQFAAAAIEK, from the coding sequence ATGCGCTGCCTCACGCTGCTAACGCTCGTGTTCGTCGCGACCGCCGCCGCGGTCCCCGCGGCCGACCCGTCAGCCGCCTCGCGGTTCGAGAAGGCCGACCTCGGGAAGCTCCCGCCCGGTTGGGTGGCGGCGAAGACGGGCCAGGGCGAGGGGAGCGTCTGGGTGGTCGTCGCAGACGACACGGCGCCGGGGAAAACGGGCTACTGCCTGGCCCAGACGGCCGAGGGGCCGAACCCGTTCTTCAACCTCTGCGTCCGCACCGCCGGGGCTTACCAAGATGTCGCGGTCAAGGTTCAGTTCAAGGCCGTCGCCGGCAAACTCGACCAGGGCGGCGGCGTGGTCTGGCGGTACCAGGACGCGGACAACTACTACATCGCCCGGATGAACCCGCTCGAAGACAACTTCCGCGTTTACAAAGTCGTCGCCGGGAAGCGCACCCAGCTCGATACCAAGGAAAGACTGAAGGTGCCCGTCGGCGAGTGGTACACCATCGCCGTGACGATGGCCGGCTCCGCGATCGAGTGCCGCCTGGACGGCGAGAAACATCTGAGCGCGACGGACGATACGTTCAAGACCGCGGGCAAGGTCGGGCTCTGGTCCAAGGCCGACGCGCGGACGCGGTTCGATCAGTTCGCGGCCGCGGCGATCGAGAAATGA
- a CDS encoding DUF3817 domain-containing protein has protein sequence MLNTPVGRLRAIGFVEGISFLLLLGVAMPLKYLADMPLAVRVVGTAHGVLFLLFFAAVAEVTVRRPWWSVKFWATAAVASVVPGGTFLFDVWLRRNEEARAAQNNLAVLAEAERDLSKV, from the coding sequence GTGCTGAATACGCCCGTCGGCCGCCTCCGCGCGATCGGTTTCGTCGAAGGGATCTCGTTTCTGTTGCTGCTCGGCGTGGCCATGCCGCTGAAATACCTCGCGGACATGCCGCTCGCGGTCCGCGTCGTCGGGACGGCGCACGGGGTGTTGTTCCTGCTGTTCTTCGCCGCGGTCGCGGAGGTGACGGTGCGGCGGCCGTGGTGGTCGGTCAAGTTCTGGGCGACCGCCGCCGTCGCGTCGGTGGTGCCGGGCGGGACGTTCCTGTTCGACGTGTGGCTGCGGCGGAACGAAGAGGCCCGCGCCGCGCAAAACAACCTCGCGGTGTTGGCCGAAGCCGAACGCGACTTGTCGAAGGTCTAA
- a CDS encoding peroxiredoxin family protein: MYRSLAAAVILAAVPLFAVAAEPAPAAKVAVGQAAPEFKIKDAAGKTVDLAELTAKGPVLVRLTCGCSGCDKELAYFQQIHDAYKGQGLISLYVFKEPDAKMAKYAADKKLDVLYAVDPKGDAWGTFQTKTMPTNFLIAKGGKIVSIASGCDPSGLLANTVSEKTGKLLGTTAVDVKSKVEAKK; the protein is encoded by the coding sequence GTGTATCGTTCGCTCGCCGCCGCCGTGATCCTGGCCGCCGTGCCGCTGTTCGCCGTAGCCGCGGAGCCCGCTCCGGCGGCCAAAGTCGCGGTCGGACAGGCGGCCCCCGAGTTCAAGATCAAGGACGCCGCCGGCAAGACCGTCGACCTGGCCGAGCTGACCGCCAAGGGGCCGGTCCTCGTCCGCCTGACCTGCGGTTGCTCCGGGTGCGACAAGGAACTCGCGTACTTCCAGCAAATCCACGACGCGTACAAGGGCCAGGGGCTCATCAGCCTGTACGTGTTCAAGGAACCCGACGCGAAGATGGCGAAGTACGCGGCCGACAAGAAACTCGACGTGCTGTACGCGGTCGACCCGAAGGGCGACGCCTGGGGGACGTTCCAGACCAAGACGATGCCGACGAACTTCCTGATCGCCAAGGGCGGCAAGATCGTCTCCATCGCCTCCGGCTGCGACCCGAGTGGGCTGCTCGCGAACACCGTCTCCGAGAAGACCGGCAAGCTCCTCGGCACCACCGCCGTCGACGTGAAGAGCAAGGTCGAAGCGAAGAAGTAG
- a CDS encoding neutral/alkaline non-lysosomal ceramidase N-terminal domain-containing protein: MARVVLLFALAALAGLPTVSVAADPTWRAGAAAVVITPEKFMWMSGYGSRTKPAEGKASDLYAKALFLDAGGDAGRAVLITLDLVGIDRDTAQKLTQAIREKYGLARDRVILSVSHTHCGPVVGHNLRPMYFFDAAQAKLVDEYTDHLHGLILEAVDKAQKALAPATITSGHGFVTFATNRRNNKEPEVPALRPVGKLQGPVDHDVPVLCVRDPAGAVRAVVFGYACHATTLSFYQWCADWPGFAQTEIEAAHPGAVALFWAGCGADQNPLPRQSIALAQAYGKELAQGVEAVIKSPMKPVKPVMKARYTEIDLPLGDLPTREAVAQDMTSTNKFIASRAKMLFEELRTKGTLRTTYPYPVQVWRLGDDLTWVTLGGEVVVDYALRLKKELGDVWVTAYANDLMAYIPSRRVLKEGGYEGATSMIYYGLPTIWSPKVEDMIVETTARLVKDVREGP, translated from the coding sequence ATGGCCCGGGTTGTGTTGTTGTTCGCTCTCGCGGCGCTGGCCGGTCTGCCGACGGTTTCGGTCGCGGCCGACCCGACGTGGCGGGCGGGGGCGGCCGCCGTCGTGATCACGCCGGAAAAATTCATGTGGATGTCGGGCTACGGATCCCGCACCAAGCCGGCCGAAGGCAAGGCGTCCGATCTGTACGCCAAGGCCCTGTTCCTCGACGCCGGCGGGGACGCCGGCCGGGCCGTGTTGATTACCCTCGACCTCGTCGGCATCGACCGCGACACCGCTCAGAAACTGACCCAGGCGATCCGTGAGAAGTACGGCCTCGCGCGCGACCGGGTGATCTTGTCGGTCTCCCACACGCATTGCGGGCCGGTCGTCGGCCACAACCTCCGGCCGATGTACTTCTTCGACGCCGCCCAAGCCAAGCTCGTCGACGAGTACACCGACCACCTGCACGGCTTGATTCTGGAAGCGGTGGACAAGGCGCAAAAAGCCCTCGCCCCGGCTACCATCACGTCCGGCCACGGGTTCGTCACGTTCGCGACGAACCGCCGGAACAACAAAGAACCCGAGGTGCCTGCCTTGCGACCGGTGGGCAAGCTCCAGGGGCCGGTCGACCACGACGTGCCGGTGCTGTGCGTCCGCGACCCGGCCGGGGCCGTCCGGGCGGTCGTGTTCGGGTACGCCTGCCACGCGACCACGCTCAGTTTCTACCAGTGGTGCGCCGACTGGCCGGGGTTCGCCCAGACCGAGATCGAGGCGGCTCATCCGGGCGCGGTCGCCCTCTTCTGGGCCGGCTGCGGGGCCGACCAAAACCCCCTTCCCCGCCAGTCCATCGCCTTGGCCCAGGCTTACGGGAAGGAACTCGCCCAGGGCGTCGAGGCGGTCATCAAGTCCCCGATGAAGCCCGTGAAGCCGGTGATGAAAGCCCGCTACACCGAGATCGACCTGCCGCTCGGCGACCTGCCGACCCGGGAGGCCGTGGCCCAGGACATGACCAGCACGAACAAGTTCATCGCGTCCCGGGCCAAGATGTTGTTTGAAGAATTACGGACAAAGGGGACGCTGCGGACGACCTATCCGTACCCCGTCCAGGTGTGGCGACTGGGCGACGACCTGACCTGGGTCACTCTGGGCGGCGAAGTCGTCGTCGATTACGCACTCCGGCTCAAGAAGGAACTCGGCGACGTCTGGGTCACGGCCTACGCGAACGACCTGATGGCGTACATCCCGTCGCGTCGGGTGTTGAAAGAAGGGGGCTACGAGGGGGCCACGTCGATGATTTACTACGGGTTGCCGACCATCTGGAGCCCCAAGGTCGAAGACATGATCGTCGAGACGACAGCCCGGCTAGTGAAGGACGTGCGCGAGGGGCCGTAA
- a CDS encoding GNAT family N-acetyltransferase, giving the protein MPHVERMTDLTPADRAAIVAPLDAFSRERGFPWQPTPLAFALREEAGSIVGGLIGEINWGWLRIEILAVAEEFRGDGWGRRLVEEAERTAVATGCHGAWVDTFSFQAPEFYRRLGYHVFGELPDYPAGQTRYFLAKRLTEGEAAPVAPPAGTYPI; this is encoded by the coding sequence GTGCCCCATGTGGAGCGAATGACCGACCTGACGCCGGCCGATCGCGCGGCCATCGTCGCACCCCTCGACGCCTTCAGCCGCGAGCGCGGATTCCCCTGGCAACCCACTCCCCTGGCGTTCGCCCTCCGCGAAGAAGCTGGATCGATCGTCGGCGGGCTCATCGGGGAGATCAATTGGGGCTGGCTACGGATCGAGATCCTGGCCGTGGCCGAGGAGTTTCGCGGCGACGGGTGGGGTCGTCGGCTGGTCGAGGAGGCGGAGCGAACCGCGGTTGCCACCGGGTGTCATGGTGCGTGGGTGGACACGTTCAGTTTCCAGGCACCGGAGTTCTATCGCCGGCTCGGTTATCACGTGTTCGGAGAACTGCCGGACTACCCGGCCGGCCAAACGCGGTATTTCCTGGCCAAGCGGTTAACCGAAGGCGAAGCTGCCCCTGTGGCACCGCCCGCTGGCACGTATCCTATCTAA